From one Gammaproteobacteria bacterium genomic stretch:
- a CDS encoding beta-propeller fold lactonase family protein: MQWLGRLFAPWVAPRVAPLVGALLLGLGMSAVADAAGFAFGVNAEDFSLSSYRVDGEGRLRHLGHRPIDKAPSAVVIDPSGRFVVAVSSTTDRLMVFRLDADSGALQPVPGSPFASATRSPFSLRFHPSGRFAYVGSRFSGVGAYSFDPDSGALRPLPGSPFPAQRRTRELVIHPTGKFLYAVNGYSNSVSAYQIDERTGGLRELSGSPYSVGDFAAIDYLGKGMLDVPPEAGGLPHAIDMDPQGRYIITPNKAAGSVSVFRLDEASGVPGLVEGSPFFVGFNPYRARFHPSGRFVLTTLWAEGAVAVHAVDRASGRLTPVPGSPFSTQLQTPVDLAFNADGSQVYVSNYDSNEISLFDLDADSGALRHREGLQTRLSPWSLVVAPPTTTQAPPPAALIAAGEAMTLARLEGAELAPGTVVAGRADALAVAPAGRFAYALNSAENSLITLAVDARSGVISAVPDGRVRTGSGATDLAIDVNGWYLYVTNSSDATMSVYFLDPQTGIPEAVQGSPILTGRGPVAVSLDPAARFAFVANAQADSVSVYRYLNNAAPLIFEGRKYGSPFASGGREPLALAVEPTGHYVYVANAGSNDIAVFRIHSKTGALAAIPGSPFTTGQRPMALLVHPEGRWLYAAHQGDASLSLHGIEAGFGALAEERRTVALPLVPVAIWFDEAEGSLLVLGKDRQRLLSYAVDPQSGGLHLRSDRRLAQPVNDFAWLKVK, translated from the coding sequence ATGCAGTGGTTAGGGCGCCTTTTTGCGCCATGGGTTGCGCCACGGGTTGCGCCGCTGGTTGGGGCGTTGCTACTGGGCCTGGGGATGAGCGCCGTTGCCGATGCGGCGGGCTTTGCCTTTGGCGTGAACGCGGAAGACTTTAGCCTCTCCAGCTATCGTGTGGACGGCGAGGGGCGTCTGCGGCATCTCGGCCATCGGCCCATCGACAAGGCCCCTTCCGCGGTGGTGATCGACCCGTCCGGCCGGTTTGTGGTGGCGGTCTCCAGCACCACCGATCGGCTCATGGTATTTCGCCTGGATGCCGACAGCGGCGCCCTGCAGCCGGTGCCGGGCTCGCCCTTTGCCTCCGCTACCCGTTCCCCCTTTAGTCTGCGTTTTCACCCCTCGGGCCGTTTTGCCTACGTGGGTTCACGCTTCAGCGGGGTGGGGGCCTACTCGTTTGATCCTGACAGCGGTGCGCTCAGGCCCCTGCCGGGTTCCCCCTTTCCCGCCCAGCGCCGTACCCGGGAACTGGTCATCCATCCGACGGGTAAATTTTTATATGCGGTCAACGGCTACTCCAACAGCGTCTCGGCCTATCAGATAGATGAACGGACCGGTGGCCTGCGTGAGCTGTCCGGCTCGCCCTATTCGGTGGGCGACTTCGCCGCTATCGACTACCTCGGCAAAGGCATGCTGGACGTGCCACCGGAGGCGGGCGGTCTGCCGCACGCGATCGATATGGATCCGCAGGGGCGCTATATCATCACCCCCAACAAGGCGGCGGGCAGTGTCAGCGTGTTCCGTCTTGATGAGGCCAGCGGCGTGCCCGGCCTGGTCGAGGGCAGTCCCTTTTTTGTGGGGTTCAATCCTTACCGCGCACGCTTCCATCCCTCCGGACGCTTTGTGCTGACCACCCTGTGGGCCGAGGGCGCGGTGGCCGTGCACGCCGTGGACCGTGCCAGCGGGCGTCTGACGCCGGTGCCGGGCTCGCCGTTTTCCACCCAGTTGCAGACCCCGGTGGATCTGGCCTTCAATGCCGACGGCAGCCAGGTCTATGTGTCGAACTACGACAGCAACGAGATCAGCCTGTTTGACCTGGACGCGGACAGTGGCGCGCTCCGTCACCGGGAGGGCCTGCAGACGCGGCTGTCCCCCTGGTCGCTGGTGGTGGCCCCGCCGACCACAACCCAGGCCCCGCCGCCAGCGGCGCTGATTGCCGCAGGGGAAGCGATGACGCTGGCGCGCCTCGAAGGGGCAGAGCTTGCGCCGGGGACGGTCGTCGCCGGCCGTGCGGATGCCCTGGCCGTCGCGCCTGCTGGGCGTTTCGCCTATGCGCTGAACAGCGCCGAGAACAGTCTCATCACCCTGGCGGTGGATGCCCGGAGTGGGGTGATCAGCGCGGTGCCGGATGGCCGGGTGCGGACCGGGTCCGGTGCGACGGATCTGGCCATCGATGTCAACGGCTGGTATCTCTACGTAACTAATTCCAGTGATGCAACGATGTCGGTCTATTTTCTTGACCCGCAAACGGGCATCCCCGAGGCGGTCCAGGGCTCACCGATCCTCACCGGCAGGGGTCCCGTGGCCGTGAGTCTGGACCCGGCCGCGCGCTTCGCCTTTGTGGCGAATGCGCAGGCGGACAGCGTGTCGGTCTATCGCTACCTGAACAATGCGGCGCCGCTGATTTTCGAAGGCAGGAAATACGGCTCCCCCTTCGCCAGTGGCGGCAGGGAACCGCTGGCCCTGGCGGTGGAGCCGACCGGGCATTATGTCTATGTGGCCAATGCCGGCTCGAACGATATCGCGGTGTTCCGCATCCATAGCAAGACCGGCGCCCTGGCGGCCATACCGGGTTCGCCCTTTACAACCGGCCAGCGGCCGATGGCCCTGCTGGTGCATCCTGAAGGGCGCTGGCTGTATGCCGCCCACCAGGGCGATGCGAGTTTGAGCCTACACGGTATCGAGGCCGGGTTTGGTGCCCTGGCGGAAGAGCGACGCACGGTGGCCCTGCCGCTGGTGCCGGTGGCAATCTGGTTTGACGAGGCGGAGGGTTCGCTGCTGGTGCTGGGCAAGGATCGACAGCGGCTGCTGAGCTACGCGGTGGACCCCCAGTCCGGCGGGCTTCACCTGCGCTCTGACCGGCGCCTCGCCCAGCCGGTCAATGATTTTGCCTGGCTGAAGGTTAAGTGA
- a CDS encoding methyltransferase, with protein sequence MDTIATRKNALYLLALLAALLAISGCSQNKNWIKVNHPGDYELIEMGHQQEGPIVFRLTRAHDRVFYSHPTVLGPTSFSVYLLQHTEIHEGESVLDMGTGSGIQAIYAAEKASHVLAMDINEIALDNTLKNARKHGVADKISVRGSNLFDALRAAEKFDVIISSIPYAWNEQTQGNWKLQERFFQAAGKHLNPTGRIYFLTGSLDNLSRTKQLIEENGLKIMRMDMAYAPVQELEPIVYVLQHAPAAPDQGAE encoded by the coding sequence ATGGACACTATTGCCACGCGCAAAAACGCACTCTATCTGCTGGCGCTACTGGCTGCGCTGCTCGCCATCAGTGGCTGCAGCCAGAATAAAAACTGGATCAAGGTGAACCACCCCGGTGACTATGAGCTGATTGAGATGGGCCACCAACAAGAAGGCCCGATCGTGTTTCGCCTCACCCGCGCCCATGACAGAGTTTTTTATTCCCACCCCACCGTCCTGGGCCCGACCTCTTTCAGTGTGTACCTGCTGCAACACACCGAGATACATGAGGGTGAGTCGGTACTGGACATGGGCACCGGCTCAGGCATACAGGCCATTTATGCGGCCGAAAAGGCGAGTCACGTACTGGCCATGGACATCAATGAGATCGCGCTGGATAACACCCTGAAAAATGCCCGCAAACACGGGGTAGCCGACAAGATATCGGTGCGGGGGAGCAATCTGTTTGACGCCCTTCGGGCTGCCGAGAAATTTGATGTCATCATCTCAAGCATACCCTATGCCTGGAATGAACAGACCCAGGGTAACTGGAAATTGCAGGAACGTTTTTTTCAGGCTGCGGGCAAACACCTGAACCCCACGGGCAGGATCTATTTTCTGACCGGCTCGCTGGACAACCTGTCACGGACCAAACAGCTGATTGAGGAAAACGGACTGAAGATTATGCGTATGGACATGGCCTATGCCCCCGTGCAGGAGCTTGAGCCGATCGTGTATGTGCTACAACACGCACCGGCCGCGCCGGACCAGGGTGCTGAGTAA
- the ccsA gene encoding cytochrome c biogenesis protein CcsA: MNGMAAEQPWLWAGLAAYLLATLVAMWGVSPRSVNSPLVTSRGHEKLVLGFILLGVVLLTVAIIARWDRIGHGPWISLFELLMSQMWSLGLIFAFLYWRLPGLRPSAVIVLPVMWILGSWVLTLEPDVSHFPATYYNVWKWAHVGVGKVFLALLLAGVGLGGVMILRTTERGRIWFRAMPVDAIIDKLAWRLMMLALVFDSLMLIAGAVWAQDAWGRYWAWDSLETSAFLTWIFLAIGLHVRLSYRIKPWVSGAIIIGVFIMAFSTYFGTPYLSPSAHKGVV, encoded by the coding sequence ATGAATGGCATGGCGGCCGAACAGCCCTGGCTGTGGGCCGGTCTCGCCGCCTACCTGCTGGCCACCCTGGTGGCGATGTGGGGCGTGTCGCCGCGCTCGGTGAATAGCCCGCTGGTGACCAGCCGGGGGCACGAAAAGCTGGTGCTGGGCTTTATCCTGCTGGGGGTGGTGCTGCTGACGGTGGCCATCATTGCCCGCTGGGATCGCATCGGCCACGGCCCGTGGATCAGCCTGTTTGAATTATTGATGAGCCAGATGTGGAGTCTGGGTCTGATCTTTGCCTTCCTATACTGGCGCCTGCCGGGCCTGCGCCCCAGCGCGGTGATCGTGCTGCCGGTGATGTGGATCCTGGGTAGCTGGGTGCTGACCCTGGAACCGGATGTCAGTCACTTTCCCGCCACCTATTACAATGTCTGGAAGTGGGCCCATGTGGGCGTCGGCAAGGTGTTTCTGGCGCTGCTGCTGGCCGGCGTCGGTCTCGGCGGGGTGATGATCCTGCGCACCACCGAGCGGGGTAGGATCTGGTTCCGCGCCATGCCGGTCGATGCGATCATCGACAAGCTGGCCTGGCGCCTGATGATGCTGGCCCTGGTCTTCGACAGCCTGATGCTGATCGCCGGGGCGGTGTGGGCGCAGGACGCCTGGGGGCGTTACTGGGCCTGGGACTCGCTGGAGACCTCGGCCTTCCTGACCTGGATCTTTCTGGCCATCGGTCTGCATGTGCGCCTCAGTTACCGGATCAAGCCCTGGGTCAGCGGGGCGATCATCATCGGCGTTTTCATCATGGCGTTCAGCACCTATTTCGGTACCCCCTATCTGAGTCCGTCTGCCCACAAGGGGGTGGTGTGA
- a CDS encoding tetratricopeptide repeat protein: MSQQVIRHDFEALTAIVSLAAVVAIVGLLMTLPAWQGQSTASRVQGYSKPAHLAGRPPAGGPLSPDLSPEQAARQAFRGALNEPQSAAEQQVMERFQQAVSLLHAKRYDYAITALDSVLSIAPDMPEAYVNMGYAFLGLEEFGPARGAFEKALELKLDQVNAYYGLAIAFEGQGEFEAALGAMRSYIHLSPPDDPHLAKARSALWEWEAQLGRVEGVTVAGEDEPRPPKPSWSQQH; this comes from the coding sequence ATGTCACAACAGGTAATCCGGCACGACTTTGAGGCGCTGACGGCAATTGTCTCGCTGGCGGCGGTGGTGGCCATCGTCGGCCTGCTGATGACCCTGCCTGCCTGGCAGGGGCAGTCGACCGCGAGCCGGGTGCAGGGCTATTCCAAACCGGCCCATCTGGCCGGGCGGCCGCCGGCCGGCGGCCCTTTGAGCCCTGATTTGAGCCCTGAACAGGCGGCCCGGCAGGCCTTTCGCGGAGCCCTGAATGAGCCCCAGTCCGCCGCCGAACAGCAGGTGATGGAGCGCTTTCAGCAGGCGGTTTCGTTGTTGCATGCCAAGCGCTACGACTATGCCATCACCGCGCTGGATTCCGTGCTCAGCATCGCCCCGGACATGCCGGAGGCCTATGTCAACATGGGCTACGCCTTTTTGGGGCTGGAGGAATTCGGCCCGGCGCGCGGGGCGTTTGAAAAGGCCCTGGAGCTAAAGCTGGATCAGGTGAATGCCTACTACGGCCTGGCGATTGCCTTTGAGGGGCAGGGCGAGTTCGAGGCAGCCCTCGGGGCCATGCGCAGTTATATCCACCTTTCTCCGCCCGATGACCCCCATCTCGCCAAGGCCCGTTCGGCCCTGTGGGAATGGGAGGCGCAGCTGGGCCGTGTCGAGGGCGTGACCGTGGCCGGCGAGGATGAACCGAGGCCGCCGAAGCCATCGTGGTCGCAGCAACACTAA
- a CDS encoding TlpA disulfide reductase family protein, translated as MVAATLTPWRRWFPAVRWLIAVILLAALSACEEPLPPLKIRIGESVPPLSVRDLRQQPATLKPSPDRLLMINVWATWCGPCRHEMPSLQRLAQRLGEERLELVGLSVDGDEHVVREYLIENGITFPSLLDSDLSEVFGVLGVRVYPSTFFVRPDGTLVKVVEGWREWDAPALVESIEALLPPPLSAPTVVQGAGQD; from the coding sequence GTGGTCGCAGCAACACTAACGCCCTGGCGGCGGTGGTTCCCGGCGGTGCGGTGGCTGATCGCGGTCATACTGTTGGCGGCGCTCAGCGCCTGTGAAGAGCCCCTCCCCCCCCTGAAAATCCGTATCGGTGAGAGCGTGCCGCCCCTGTCGGTGCGGGATCTGCGCCAGCAGCCTGCCACCCTCAAACCGAGCCCCGACAGACTGCTGATGATCAACGTCTGGGCCACCTGGTGTGGGCCCTGCCGTCACGAAATGCCCAGTCTGCAACGCCTGGCCCAACGGCTGGGGGAGGAGCGCCTGGAGCTGGTCGGCCTGTCGGTGGATGGGGATGAGCACGTGGTGCGTGAATATCTCATCGAAAACGGCATCACCTTCCCCAGCCTGCTGGACAGCGACCTGAGCGAGGTGTTCGGGGTGCTGGGCGTGCGGGTCTATCCCTCCACCTTTTTTGTGCGACCCGACGGTACCCTGGTGAAGGTGGTCGAGGGCTGGCGGGAGTGGGATGCGCCGGCGCTGGTCGAATCCATTGAGGCCCTGCTGCCACCGCCGTTGTCCGCGCCGACGGTGGTGCAGGGCGCCGGCCAGGACTGA
- the ccmA gene encoding cytochrome c biogenesis heme-transporting ATPase CcmA, translating to MLEVRDLECVRGDHCLFTGLNFQLQGGELLRLRGSNGSGKTSLLRTLCGLLEPAAGEVLWQGHNIRTQRDEFHAELLYLGHHNGIKSELTGFENLSISNALRGESLSEEQIYAALGQIGLAGREDLPTQVLSQGQKRRVALARLLLSDAALWVLDEPFTALDAAAVTQLAGLIEAHLQKGRMVVYTTHQEVAMRAGACREVDLDRVKTAV from the coding sequence ATGTTGGAAGTCCGCGATCTCGAATGCGTGCGAGGCGATCACTGCCTGTTCACCGGTTTGAATTTCCAGTTGCAGGGCGGGGAACTCCTGCGCCTGCGGGGGTCAAACGGTAGCGGCAAGACCAGTCTGTTGCGCACCCTGTGCGGATTGCTGGAGCCGGCGGCGGGCGAGGTGCTCTGGCAGGGCCACAATATTCGTACCCAACGGGATGAGTTTCATGCCGAGCTGCTGTATCTGGGGCATCACAACGGCATCAAGTCCGAACTGACCGGGTTTGAAAACCTGTCCATCAGCAATGCCCTGCGGGGTGAGAGCCTGTCAGAAGAACAGATTTATGCAGCCCTGGGGCAGATCGGGCTGGCGGGTCGGGAGGATCTGCCGACCCAGGTGCTGTCGCAGGGACAGAAACGCCGCGTGGCCCTGGCCCGGTTGTTGTTGAGTGATGCCGCGCTGTGGGTGCTGGATGAGCCCTTTACCGCGCTGGATGCGGCGGCGGTGACACAGTTGGCCGGCCTGATCGAGGCGCATCTGCAGAAGGGGCGCATGGTGGTGTACACCACGCATCAGGAGGTGGCGATGCGTGCCGGCGCCTGCCGCGAAGTCGATCTTGACCGGGTGAAGACGGCGGTATGA
- the ccmB gene encoding heme exporter protein CcmB, with product MKQTSLFDAWRAMVARDLTLAMRRRADVLTTLFFFIIVVSLFPLGVSPELAVLREIAPGVIWVAALLASMLSLGRLFADDYQDGSLEQMLLLPQPLSVLVLGKVLAHWLVSGVPLVLLSPLLGMQLGLDGDAIVLLMLTLLLGTPVLSLIGSVGAALTLGVRGGGVLVSLLVLPLYIPVLIFGTGAVDAAISGMAFDGQLSLLGAFLVLAILLTPLATSAALRISAE from the coding sequence ATGAAACAGACCAGCCTGTTTGATGCCTGGCGTGCGATGGTTGCGCGTGACCTGACCCTGGCGATGCGTCGGCGGGCGGATGTCCTCACCACCCTGTTCTTTTTCATTATCGTGGTGAGCCTGTTTCCGCTGGGGGTGAGCCCGGAGCTGGCGGTGTTGCGTGAAATCGCCCCGGGGGTGATCTGGGTGGCGGCGCTGCTGGCCTCGATGCTGTCGCTGGGCCGCCTGTTCGCGGACGATTATCAGGACGGCAGCCTGGAGCAGATGCTGTTACTGCCGCAGCCGCTGTCGGTGCTGGTGCTGGGCAAGGTGTTGGCCCACTGGCTGGTGTCGGGTGTGCCGCTGGTGCTGCTGTCGCCACTGCTGGGTATGCAGCTGGGGCTGGATGGTGATGCCATCGTGTTATTGATGCTGACGCTGTTGCTGGGTACGCCGGTGTTGAGCCTGATCGGCTCCGTCGGCGCCGCACTAACCCTGGGGGTAAGGGGCGGCGGGGTGCTGGTTTCCCTGTTGGTGTTACCGTTGTATATTCCGGTGCTCATCTTTGGCACCGGCGCGGTGGATGCCGCGATTTCGGGGATGGCGTTTGATGGGCAGCTGTCCCTGTTAGGCGCCTTTCTGGTGCTGGCGATACTGTTGACGCCACTGGCCACCTCGGCCGCGCTGCGCATCAGCGCGGAGTAG
- a CDS encoding heme ABC transporter permease: MLFKNSIAWYYFSSPKNFYPLAGRLIPWFWAVSIVLMVVGLYMSFFVAPTDYKQGESYRIIFIHVPAAWMSMLIYLVMAGYAIIGMAWKVRLAEMMASALAPTGAMFTFIALWTGAFWGKPTWGTYWVWDARLTSELILLFLYIGYISLQSAIDDPRRASRASALLAIVGVINLPVIYFSVKWWNTLHQGASVSPTMAPKMATIMLTAMLIMTIAFWMYTIAVVLMRVRRTILERERQTVWVKELVTDLAGERQ; encoded by the coding sequence ATGCTTTTTAAGAACAGCATCGCGTGGTACTACTTCTCCTCGCCGAAAAATTTCTATCCGCTGGCCGGTCGCCTGATCCCCTGGTTTTGGGCGGTGTCGATTGTCCTGATGGTGGTCGGGCTGTACATGAGCTTCTTCGTCGCGCCCACGGATTACAAGCAGGGCGAGAGCTATCGCATCATCTTTATCCATGTGCCGGCCGCCTGGATGTCGATGCTGATCTATCTGGTGATGGCCGGTTACGCCATCATCGGCATGGCCTGGAAGGTGCGCCTGGCAGAGATGATGGCCAGCGCCCTGGCCCCTACCGGGGCCATGTTTACCTTTATCGCGCTATGGACCGGGGCCTTCTGGGGCAAGCCCACCTGGGGTACCTACTGGGTGTGGGACGCGCGCCTGACCTCGGAGCTGATCCTGTTATTCCTGTACATCGGTTACATCTCGCTGCAGTCGGCGATCGATGACCCGCGCCGCGCATCGCGAGCCAGCGCCCTGTTGGCGATTGTGGGGGTGATCAACCTGCCAGTGATCTATTTCTCGGTGAAGTGGTGGAACACCCTGCACCAGGGCGCCTCGGTCAGTCCTACCATGGCGCCGAAGATGGCGACGATTATGCTCACGGCGATGCTGATCATGACCATCGCCTTCTGGATGTATACCATCGCGGTGGTGTTGATGCGGGTGCGGCGTACCATCCTGGAGCGTGAGCGGCAGACGGTCTGGGTGAAAGAGCTGGTCACTGACCTCGCGGGAGAAAGACAATGA
- the ccmD gene encoding heme exporter protein CcmD has protein sequence MSEFFAMGGRGYYIWMSYGVTALFMVVEVIALMRSKKATLKQLARMVRAEARGNSQ, from the coding sequence ATGAGCGAATTTTTTGCCATGGGTGGACGTGGCTACTATATCTGGATGTCCTACGGCGTCACCGCCCTGTTTATGGTCGTTGAGGTGATCGCGCTGATGCGCAGCAAAAAGGCCACCCTGAAACAGCTGGCGCGTATGGTGCGGGCTGAGGCGCGGGGCAATTCGCAATAG
- the ccmE gene encoding cytochrome c maturation protein CcmE, translated as MKTRHKRMAFILVGLAGLAVAAGLVLNALNSNLALYISPTDVLAGNIPNEKAFRLGGMVVEGSLKRQDDGLTVHFDVTDNVKTVAVAFTGILPDLFKEGTGVVAQGRMEDGMFKASEVLAKHDENYMSPEVAAMLEKGEKANQATGTITP; from the coding sequence ATGAAAACACGGCATAAACGCATGGCATTTATTCTGGTGGGGCTGGCAGGCCTGGCCGTGGCGGCGGGCCTGGTGCTCAACGCCCTGAATAGCAATCTGGCGCTGTATATCAGCCCCACCGATGTACTGGCCGGCAATATACCCAATGAAAAGGCCTTTCGGCTGGGTGGCATGGTGGTCGAAGGTAGTCTGAAACGACAGGACGATGGTCTGACCGTCCATTTTGATGTGACCGACAATGTCAAAACCGTGGCGGTGGCGTTTACCGGCATCCTGCCTGACCTGTTCAAGGAAGGCACCGGTGTGGTGGCCCAGGGCAGGATGGAGGACGGTATGTTCAAGGCCAGTGAAGTGTTGGCCAAGCATGATGAGAATTACATGTCGCCGGAAGTGGCGGCGATGCTGGAGAAGGGTGAAAAGGCCAACCAGGCCACCGGTACGATAACCCCCTAA
- a CDS encoding heme lyase CcmF/NrfE family subunit, producing MIPEIGHFALIMALCVALVQGVVSIAGAQTGMRSWMEIARPAAQIQFIFVVVAFGCLMYAFINNDFSVKYVATVSNSMLPVQYRIAAIWGGHEGSLLLWALLLAIWTLAVSRFSRNLPLDMVSRVIGVMGLISVGFIMFMLFTSNPFDRLLPAALDGRDLNPLLQDPGLIIHPPMLYTGYVGFSVAFAFAIAALLGGNMDATWARWSRPWTTVAWIFMTLGISLGSWWAYYELGWGGWWFWDPVENASFMPWLVGTALVHSLAVTEKRGCFKNWTVLLAIFAFSLSLLGTFLVRSGVLTSVHAFATDPERGIFILAFLVIVIGGSLTLFAWRAPKVGLGGKFGLVSRESFLLANNVMLVVAAGAVLLGTLYPLLLDALDMGKISVGPPYFDTVFLPLMAPMIFLMGLGPIARWKQASLPDMASRMKWAAAVSLVMALITPLLMGEWFALTSLGFALSFWIFSSIVVSVNERLGKTAVNSSAGLLSRIAGLPKSYIGMNVAHVGVGVFIMGVTMVNSYEVEKDMRMEVGDTVVMSNYTFRFDGVTEVEGPNYTANRGQILVTVDGKTETVLFPEKRVYRVQTMPMTEAGIDSGLFRDLYVSLGEPVGGGAWSVRVYYKPFVNWIWGGTVLMGIGGMFAVSDRRYRLASRRRKVQEKTTDQQVATARLAKEEQ from the coding sequence ATGATTCCAGAAATCGGACATTTCGCGCTCATCATGGCGCTTTGCGTCGCGCTGGTGCAGGGGGTGGTTTCCATCGCGGGCGCACAAACGGGTATGCGCTCCTGGATGGAGATTGCGCGACCGGCGGCCCAGATACAGTTCATTTTTGTGGTAGTGGCGTTTGGCTGTCTGATGTACGCCTTCATCAATAACGATTTTTCGGTGAAGTATGTCGCCACCGTTTCCAATTCCATGTTGCCGGTGCAGTATCGTATCGCCGCCATCTGGGGCGGGCATGAGGGATCGTTACTGCTGTGGGCCCTGTTGCTGGCAATCTGGACCCTCGCAGTATCGCGCTTTTCGCGTAACCTGCCGCTGGATATGGTGTCACGCGTGATTGGCGTGATGGGGTTGATCTCCGTCGGCTTCATCATGTTCATGCTGTTTACCTCGAATCCCTTTGACCGCCTGTTGCCTGCGGCGCTCGATGGTCGAGACCTCAATCCGCTGTTGCAGGATCCGGGTCTGATTATTCACCCGCCCATGCTGTACACCGGCTATGTGGGTTTCTCGGTGGCCTTCGCCTTCGCCATCGCCGCCTTGTTGGGTGGAAATATGGACGCCACCTGGGCGCGCTGGTCGCGGCCCTGGACCACGGTGGCCTGGATATTCATGACCCTGGGTATCTCGCTGGGCAGCTGGTGGGCCTACTACGAGTTAGGCTGGGGTGGCTGGTGGTTCTGGGATCCGGTCGAAAACGCCTCGTTCATGCCCTGGCTGGTGGGCACGGCGCTGGTGCATTCGCTGGCGGTGACCGAAAAACGCGGCTGCTTCAAAAACTGGACGGTGTTGCTGGCGATCTTTGCCTTTTCGCTGAGCCTGCTGGGAACCTTCCTGGTGCGTTCCGGCGTACTGACCTCGGTGCATGCCTTTGCGACTGATCCCGAGCGCGGCATCTTCATTCTGGCCTTCCTGGTGATTGTGATTGGCGGTTCGCTGACCCTGTTTGCCTGGCGTGCGCCGAAGGTTGGTCTGGGCGGAAAGTTCGGCCTGGTCTCGCGCGAAAGCTTTTTGCTGGCCAATAACGTGATGCTGGTGGTGGCGGCGGGCGCAGTGCTGCTGGGCACCCTGTATCCCCTGTTGCTGGACGCCCTGGACATGGGCAAGATCTCGGTGGGCCCGCCCTATTTTGATACCGTGTTTCTCCCGTTGATGGCGCCGATGATTTTCCTCATGGGACTGGGTCCCATCGCCCGCTGGAAACAGGCCAGTCTCCCCGATATGGCCAGCCGTATGAAATGGGCGGCGGCGGTGAGTCTGGTGATGGCATTGATTACGCCGTTGCTGATGGGTGAATGGTTTGCGCTCACCAGTCTGGGTTTTGCCCTGTCCTTCTGGATTTTCAGCAGCATCGTGGTCAGCGTGAATGAACGCCTTGGAAAAACGGCGGTAAATTCCAGCGCAGGTTTGCTGTCACGCATCGCCGGATTACCAAAATCCTATATCGGCATGAATGTCGCGCATGTCGGTGTCGGCGTCTTCATTATGGGCGTCACCATGGTGAACAGTTATGAAGTCGAGAAAGACATGCGCATGGAGGTGGGTGATACCGTCGTCATGAGTAATTACACCTTCCGTTTTGACGGTGTAACCGAGGTAGAGGGGCCAAACTATACGGCCAATCGCGGCCAGATCCTGGTCACCGTGGACGGTAAAACCGAGACCGTATTGTTCCCGGAAAAGCGGGTCTATCGCGTACAGACCATGCCGATGACGGAGGCAGGTATTGATTCCGGTCTGTTCCGTGATCTGTATGTGTCGCTGGGCGAACCGGTGGGCGGTGGTGCCTGGAGTGTGCGTGTTTATTACAAGCCGTTTGTGAACTGGATCTGGGGCGGCACCGTGTTGATGGGTATCGGCGGAATGTTTGCCGTCAGTGATCGTCGTTATCGGCTCGCTTCACGCAGGCGCAAGGTGCAGGAAAAGACCACCGATCAACAGGTCGCCACTGCCCGGCTGGCGAAAGAGGAACAGTAA
- a CDS encoding DsbE family thiol:disulfide interchange protein, with protein sequence MLRYIVPLVVFLVVSVFLLKGLDLNPREVPSPFINKPAPTFSLQKLHAPETHFSTQDMLGEVWLLNVWASWCVACRSEHPLLVQLSRANIVPIYGLNYKDLPSEGKQWLQQLGNPYVASMIDYEGKVGIDYGVYGVPETFVIDKQGIIRHKVIGPVTPDALDDCVLPLVRKLQQASAQQVVTRDTVEGCV encoded by the coding sequence ATGTTGCGTTATATCGTGCCCCTGGTGGTGTTCTTGGTTGTTTCGGTATTTTTGTTAAAGGGGCTGGATCTTAATCCGCGGGAGGTGCCATCCCCTTTTATCAATAAACCGGCACCGACTTTCAGTCTGCAAAAGCTGCACGCGCCGGAAACGCATTTTTCCACCCAGGATATGCTTGGTGAGGTGTGGCTGCTGAATGTGTGGGCCTCATGGTGTGTGGCCTGCCGTTCCGAGCATCCATTGCTGGTGCAGCTGTCGCGCGCCAACATAGTGCCTATTTATGGTTTGAACTATAAGGATCTGCCAAGTGAGGGCAAGCAGTGGCTGCAACAGCTGGGCAATCCTTATGTCGCCAGCATGATTGATTATGAAGGCAAGGTCGGTATTGATTATGGCGTTTATGGTGTGCCGGAAACCTTTGTGATCGACAAGCAGGGCATTATCCGCCACAAGGTCATTGGCCCGGTGACACCCGACGCACTCGATGACTGCGTGTTGCCGCTGGTAAGGAAACTTCAGCAGGCCTCGGCGCAGCAGGTGGTTACCCGTGACACGGTGGAGGGTTGCGTATGA